From the genome of Zalophus californianus isolate mZalCal1 chromosome 6, mZalCal1.pri.v2, whole genome shotgun sequence, one region includes:
- the RBPMS2 gene encoding RNA-binding protein with multiple splicing 2 isoform X2, with amino-acid sequence MSNLKPDGEHSTSTGTGTGSGSGGTLEEEVRTLFVSGLPVDIKPRELYLLFRPFKGYEGSLIKLTSRQPVGFVIFDSRAGAEAAKNALNGIRFDPENPQTLRLEFAKANTKMAKNKLMATPNPTNAHPALGAHFIARDPYDLMGAALIPASPEAWAPYPLYTTELTPAISPAAFTYPAAAAALHAQVRWYPSSDTAQQGWKYRQFC; translated from the exons ATGAGCAACCTGAAGCCGGACGGCGAGCACAGCACCAGCACGGGCACCGGCACGGGCTCGGGCTCCGGCGGTActctggaggaggag GTCCGGACACTGTTCGTCAGTGGCCTCCCTGTGGACATTAAACCCAGAGAACTCTACCTGCTCTTCCGGCCGTTCAAG GGCTATGAAGGGTCCCTGATCAAGCTCACATCGAGACAG cCTGTTGGTTTTGTGATCTTTGACAGCCGAGCAGGAGCAGAAGCAGCCAAGAATGCATTGAAC GGTATTCGCTTTGATCCTGAGAACCCGCAGACCCTGAGGCTAGAGTTTGCCAAAGCCAACACCAAGATGGCCAAGAACAAGCTAATGGCTACACCTAATCCCACCAATGCTCACCCTGCCCTAGGAGCACACTTCATCGCACGGGACCCCT ATGACCTTATGGGGGCTGCTCTGATCCCCGCGTCCCCAGAGGCCTGGGCCCCCTACCCTCTGTACACCACAGAGCTGACCCCAGCCATCTCACCTGCTGCATTCACCTACCCAGCTGCCGCCGCCGCCCTCCACGCTCAG
- the RBPMS2 gene encoding RNA-binding protein with multiple splicing 2 isoform X4: MSNLKPDGEHSTSTGTGTGSGSGGTLEEEVRTLFVSGLPVDIKPRELYLLFRPFKGYEGSLIKLTSRQPVGFVIFDSRAGAEAAKNALNGIRFDPENPQTLRLEFAKANTKMAKNKLMATPNPTNAHPALGAHFIARDPYDLMGAALIPASPEAWAPYPLYTTELTPAISPAAFTYPAAAAALHAQDEETDA, translated from the exons ATGAGCAACCTGAAGCCGGACGGCGAGCACAGCACCAGCACGGGCACCGGCACGGGCTCGGGCTCCGGCGGTActctggaggaggag GTCCGGACACTGTTCGTCAGTGGCCTCCCTGTGGACATTAAACCCAGAGAACTCTACCTGCTCTTCCGGCCGTTCAAG GGCTATGAAGGGTCCCTGATCAAGCTCACATCGAGACAG cCTGTTGGTTTTGTGATCTTTGACAGCCGAGCAGGAGCAGAAGCAGCCAAGAATGCATTGAAC GGTATTCGCTTTGATCCTGAGAACCCGCAGACCCTGAGGCTAGAGTTTGCCAAAGCCAACACCAAGATGGCCAAGAACAAGCTAATGGCTACACCTAATCCCACCAATGCTCACCCTGCCCTAGGAGCACACTTCATCGCACGGGACCCCT ATGACCTTATGGGGGCTGCTCTGATCCCCGCGTCCCCAGAGGCCTGGGCCCCCTACCCTCTGTACACCACAGAGCTGACCCCAGCCATCTCACCTGCTGCATTCACCTACCCAGCTGCCGCCGCCGCCCTCCACGCTCAG